The following proteins are encoded in a genomic region of Mycobacterium sp. 155:
- a CDS encoding type IV secretory system conjugative DNA transfer family protein: MPESNDVTASAGSLVWQQLFFMRLTDAAACGLLRHWAAQTHAPQLILEARADVTGVEYLVGSQLRHKAAVRRAVEQLVDGAIVTNFEADDRESVATARRIQLSTNARQLEPVDAVASHRSILHALTAVGKGERLTIQIVLGPRRHPKLIPGEPKRDNQPLVSKLLHGVRNDTRPGARQALAHKLGQHAFNAAVRLGVQASTAERRRSLLLGLAAAIGTTESPDVRVTLRPEKSDRVNTPRASWSMFTPSQRLTVTEVARISGWPIADHDEQFPGQPPLHPRPVQPSTALQSGSRVVAEASAPGASGTIGYDPTDALRHTWVIGPNGVGKSTLLLNLILQDLEADRPIVVIEPKDLIADLLARIPEKRRGDIVVLDAFDEAPIGINPLDAAHRHGRSPEVVADSLFGTFKAIWGDSLGPRSADILRNCLDLLARRDDATLVMLPLLLTNPGFRRRMTRNIMARDPFAAGPFWQWFDSLSPEATAATIAPLSNKLRPLFSKPLRDVLAQQHPRFNVRQVLREKKVLLVPLQKGVIGPENAQLLGALVVAELWQAIRERAGTPEGSREPVMVYIDEVQDYLRLPTDLGDALATARSLGAGFHLAHQYEKQLPPAMLDAFRNNARSRVCFQLQAGDAKEMTAGQSVLQVEDFTRLRAHHVYASLVRDNAVQPWASGVTKPAPAATVDPAAIRRLSRERYGQPLADIEAAFIALVEGAGSTDSPTDIGAPRRRSKP, from the coding sequence ATGCCTGAATCCAATGATGTCACCGCGTCGGCGGGTTCGCTGGTATGGCAGCAGCTGTTCTTTATGCGGCTCACTGATGCAGCCGCGTGCGGACTGCTGCGCCACTGGGCGGCGCAAACCCACGCCCCGCAACTCATCCTGGAAGCGCGCGCCGACGTGACCGGCGTGGAATATCTGGTCGGCAGTCAGCTCCGGCACAAAGCGGCCGTCCGCCGTGCCGTCGAGCAGTTGGTTGATGGCGCCATCGTCACCAACTTCGAGGCTGACGATCGCGAGTCCGTCGCTACCGCGCGCCGAATCCAGTTGAGCACCAACGCCCGACAGCTTGAGCCTGTCGACGCGGTGGCATCACATCGCTCCATCCTGCACGCCCTCACCGCGGTCGGGAAAGGCGAGCGCCTGACGATCCAGATAGTCCTCGGCCCCCGCCGTCACCCGAAGCTCATACCCGGTGAACCCAAGCGGGACAACCAGCCGCTCGTCTCCAAACTGCTGCACGGCGTCAGGAACGACACCCGCCCCGGTGCACGGCAAGCACTGGCCCATAAACTCGGCCAGCACGCGTTCAACGCTGCCGTCCGCCTCGGCGTCCAAGCATCGACCGCCGAACGACGTCGATCACTCCTACTCGGGTTGGCCGCAGCGATCGGCACCACCGAATCACCGGACGTTCGTGTCACGCTGCGCCCGGAAAAATCTGACCGGGTCAACACCCCGCGCGCCTCGTGGTCGATGTTCACCCCGTCGCAGCGGCTCACTGTCACCGAGGTCGCCCGGATATCCGGCTGGCCGATTGCTGACCACGACGAACAATTCCCGGGGCAGCCGCCACTGCACCCGCGCCCCGTGCAGCCAAGTACTGCATTGCAATCCGGCAGCCGCGTGGTCGCTGAAGCTTCCGCGCCCGGGGCAAGCGGCACCATCGGCTACGACCCGACCGACGCCTTGCGGCATACCTGGGTCATCGGCCCGAACGGAGTGGGCAAGTCGACCTTGCTCCTCAACCTGATCCTGCAAGACCTCGAAGCCGACCGGCCGATCGTGGTCATCGAACCCAAGGACCTGATCGCCGATCTGCTGGCACGTATCCCGGAGAAGCGGCGAGGAGACATCGTCGTGCTCGACGCATTCGACGAGGCGCCGATCGGAATCAACCCGCTCGACGCGGCGCACCGCCACGGGCGCTCCCCCGAGGTCGTCGCCGACAGCTTGTTCGGAACCTTCAAAGCCATTTGGGGCGACAGCCTCGGTCCGCGCTCAGCTGACATCCTGCGAAACTGCCTGGATCTGTTGGCGCGCCGCGACGACGCCACGCTAGTGATGCTGCCGCTGCTATTAACCAATCCGGGCTTTCGCCGCCGGATGACACGAAACATCATGGCCCGCGACCCCTTTGCCGCCGGACCGTTCTGGCAGTGGTTCGACAGCCTGTCCCCCGAAGCCACCGCCGCCACTATCGCACCGCTTTCCAATAAGTTGCGGCCGCTGTTCAGCAAACCGCTGAGAGATGTGCTGGCCCAGCAACACCCGCGGTTCAATGTCCGCCAGGTATTGCGCGAGAAAAAGGTCCTGCTGGTACCGCTGCAGAAAGGTGTCATCGGGCCGGAGAATGCCCAACTGCTCGGCGCACTGGTAGTGGCTGAACTCTGGCAGGCCATCCGCGAACGGGCCGGAACGCCTGAGGGCAGCCGTGAGCCGGTCATGGTGTACATCGACGAGGTGCAGGACTATCTGCGCTTGCCGACGGATCTGGGCGATGCCCTGGCGACAGCCCGCAGCCTCGGCGCTGGCTTCCATCTGGCGCACCAGTACGAGAAGCAGCTGCCGCCTGCGATGCTCGACGCTTTCAGAAACAACGCCCGATCCCGTGTCTGCTTTCAGCTGCAAGCCGGTGATGCCAAAGAGATGACCGCCGGCCAATCCGTGCTCCAGGTCGAGGATTTCACGAGGCTTCGAGCCCACCACGTCTACGCCAGCCTGGTCCGAGACAACGCCGTGCAGCCCTGGGCATCCGGTGTCACCAAACCCGCGCCCGCTGCAACCGTCGATCCGGCCGCGATCCGCCGTCTGAGCCGCGAGCGCTATGGCCAACCTCTGGCCGACATCGAAGCGGCCTTTATCGCACTCGTCGAGGGCGCGGGATCCACTGATAGCCCGACTGACATCGGCGCTCCACGCCGTAGGAGTAAACCATGA
- a CDS encoding MT-A70 family methyltransferase yields MSTDPINGSAGHLQTPKYCTILIDPPWNVEQGTTLGAHRHYSVMSVPRIKELPVAELAAPNGHLWLWVTNATLRIGYDVIEAWGFTPRSPLTWVKPRVGLGNYLRNATEHLILGTRGRAPVKFRAQATWVFAPRQDHSHKPEEQYAIIERVSNGPYLELFARRRQPGWHVWGNEIDSDITIPGYPVPSDGRSRTDAS; encoded by the coding sequence ATGAGTACCGACCCGATCAATGGTTCAGCGGGACACCTGCAGACCCCGAAATACTGCACGATCCTGATCGATCCCCCTTGGAATGTTGAGCAGGGGACTACCTTGGGCGCCCACCGGCATTACTCCGTCATGTCAGTGCCGCGGATCAAAGAGCTCCCTGTCGCCGAGTTGGCCGCTCCGAACGGACACCTGTGGTTGTGGGTCACTAATGCCACGCTGCGGATCGGCTACGACGTCATAGAGGCGTGGGGCTTCACACCACGCTCACCGTTGACGTGGGTCAAGCCGCGGGTCGGGCTCGGCAACTACCTGCGAAATGCCACCGAGCACCTGATCCTCGGCACCCGTGGCCGGGCACCAGTGAAATTCCGGGCTCAGGCGACATGGGTGTTCGCTCCGCGGCAGGACCACTCGCACAAGCCCGAAGAGCAGTACGCGATCATCGAGCGCGTCAGCAATGGACCGTACCTGGAGTTGTTCGCCCGCCGCCGACAGCCCGGCTGGCATGTCTGGGGCAACGAGATCGACTCGGACATCACCATTCCCGGCTACCCCGTACCGTCCGACGGGCGCAGCCGAACAGATGCATCGTGA